The following proteins come from a genomic window of Dehalogenimonas sp. THU2:
- the leuS gene encoding leucine--tRNA ligase codes for MTDRYEPQEIEKKWQTKWAADGLYKVNGDSPKTKWYALTMFPYTSGDLHIGHWYAMAPSDAYARYKRMQGYNVMHPMGFDAFGLPAENAAIKRGIHPRTWTMNNVENMRKQIKSMGSVYDWDREVITCQPDYYKWTEWFFLKLYEAGLAYRAKAPVNWCASCQTVLANEQVIGGGECDRCEGPVVKRDLEQWFFRITKYADELMDHEGLDWPERIKIMQRNWVGKSTGAEIEFLLDVPGVDEKAIKVFTTRPDTVYGVTFMVLAPEHPLVAKITTADNKEAVEAYVAKTRRLTEIDRMSTEKEKDGVFTGAYVTNQLNGEPVPVWIADYVIASYGSGAVMGVPAHDERDFVFAQKYKLPVRVVIAPEGYEGGPIEAAYTGDGAMRNSAQFNGKSTAEAFDGICDWMELQGFGKRTTNYKLRDWLISRQRYWGAPIPMVYCDKCGIVPVPEKDLPVLLPEDAEFKPTGESPLKYAADFVNTTCPACGGPARRETDTMDTFMCSSWYFLRYCSPHDTEYAFNPDKTKYWMPVDIYTGGAEHAVMHLFYSRFFVKALRDMGLVNFGEPFKRLFNQGTITSNHAKMSKSRGNVVNPDKYVAELGADTVRAYLMFVGPWELGGDWNDSGIGGISRWFNRVWKLSLDEYIPGDFDPAAEAELIRKTHQTVRKVSTDIDRMQFNTMLAALMEFTNYLTPAREAARVSAESWNKAVETLILALAPTAPHLAEELWTLTGHEYSVHNQSFPAWDESLTAEPEITLVVQVNGKLRARLPAPADITECQATDLALTNDRIKEFTEGKEIKTVIYVPGKLLNIVVK; via the coding sequence ATGACCGACAGATACGAGCCCCAGGAAATTGAAAAAAAATGGCAAACAAAATGGGCCGCCGACGGACTTTATAAAGTTAACGGGGATTCGCCCAAAACCAAATGGTACGCCCTGACCATGTTCCCCTACACCTCGGGCGACCTCCACATCGGCCACTGGTACGCCATGGCCCCGTCCGACGCCTACGCCCGCTATAAGAGGATGCAGGGCTACAACGTCATGCACCCCATGGGTTTCGACGCCTTCGGCCTGCCGGCGGAGAACGCCGCCATCAAGCGCGGCATTCACCCGCGCACCTGGACGATGAACAACGTGGAAAATATGCGCAAGCAGATCAAATCCATGGGCTCTGTTTACGACTGGGACCGGGAAGTGATCACCTGCCAGCCGGATTATTACAAGTGGACCGAATGGTTCTTCCTGAAGCTGTACGAGGCCGGGCTGGCTTACCGCGCCAAGGCGCCGGTTAACTGGTGCGCCTCCTGCCAGACGGTGCTGGCCAACGAGCAGGTCATCGGCGGCGGTGAGTGCGACCGCTGCGAAGGGCCCGTGGTCAAGCGGGATCTGGAGCAGTGGTTCTTCCGCATCACCAAATACGCCGACGAACTCATGGACCACGAGGGCCTGGATTGGCCGGAACGCATCAAGATCATGCAGCGCAACTGGGTGGGCAAATCCACCGGCGCCGAGATCGAGTTCCTCCTCGACGTACCCGGCGTCGATGAGAAAGCCATCAAGGTCTTTACCACCCGCCCCGACACCGTTTACGGCGTCACCTTCATGGTGCTGGCGCCCGAACATCCCCTGGTCGCAAAAATTACCACCGCCGATAATAAAGAAGCCGTCGAAGCCTATGTCGCCAAGACCCGCCGCCTGACCGAGATCGACCGCATGTCGACCGAGAAAGAGAAGGACGGCGTCTTCACCGGCGCTTACGTGACCAATCAGCTCAACGGTGAGCCCGTCCCCGTCTGGATCGCGGACTACGTCATCGCCAGCTACGGTTCCGGCGCGGTCATGGGCGTCCCCGCCCATGATGAGCGGGACTTCGTCTTCGCCCAAAAGTATAAACTACCCGTTCGCGTCGTCATCGCCCCGGAGGGTTATGAAGGCGGGCCGATCGAGGCCGCATACACCGGCGACGGCGCGATGAGGAATTCCGCCCAGTTCAACGGCAAATCCACCGCCGAGGCCTTCGACGGCATTTGCGACTGGATGGAGCTCCAGGGCTTCGGCAAACGGACGACCAATTACAAACTGCGCGACTGGCTGATCTCCCGCCAGCGCTACTGGGGCGCGCCTATCCCCATGGTCTACTGCGATAAGTGCGGCATCGTGCCGGTGCCGGAGAAAGACCTGCCGGTGCTGCTGCCGGAGGACGCGGAGTTCAAGCCCACCGGAGAATCACCGCTCAAGTACGCCGCGGATTTCGTCAATACGACGTGTCCCGCCTGCGGCGGTCCGGCCCGGCGTGAGACGGATACCATGGACACCTTCATGTGTTCCTCGTGGTATTTTCTGCGCTACTGCTCGCCCCACGATACTGAATATGCGTTCAACCCGGATAAGACGAAATACTGGATGCCGGTGGACATCTACACTGGCGGCGCGGAACACGCGGTGATGCACCTCTTCTACTCGCGTTTCTTCGTCAAAGCCCTGCGCGATATGGGACTCGTAAATTTCGGCGAACCCTTCAAGCGCCTCTTCAATCAGGGCACCATCACCTCGAACCACGCCAAGATGAGCAAGTCCCGTGGCAACGTGGTCAACCCGGACAAGTATGTGGCCGAACTCGGCGCCGATACCGTGCGCGCCTACCTGATGTTCGTCGGCCCGTGGGAGCTCGGCGGCGACTGGAACGATTCCGGCATCGGCGGCATCTCCCGCTGGTTCAACCGCGTCTGGAAGCTGTCCCTCGACGAATACATTCCCGGCGATTTCGACCCCGCCGCGGAGGCGGAGCTTATCCGCAAGACCCACCAGACCGTCCGCAAGGTCAGCACCGACATCGACCGCATGCAGTTCAACACCATGCTGGCGGCGCTAATGGAGTTCACCAATTATTTGACCCCCGCCCGGGAAGCCGCCCGGGTCTCCGCCGAATCTTGGAACAAGGCCGTCGAGACGCTCATCCTGGCGCTGGCACCCACCGCCCCCCACCTCGCCGAGGAGCTGTGGACTCTGACCGGTCATGAATACTCGGTGCATAACCAGTCATTCCCCGCCTGGGATGAGTCCCTGACCGCGGAGCCGGAGATCACCCTCGTGGTGCAGGTCAACGGCAAGCTGCGCGCCCGCCTGCCCGCCCCGGCGGACATCACCGAGTGCCAGGCCACCGACCTCGCCCTGACTAACGACCGCATCAAAGAGTTCACCGAGGGCAAAGAGATCAAAACCGTCATCTACGTCCCGGGGAAACTGCTAAATATAGTGGTAAAATAA
- a CDS encoding S41 family peptidase: MMSTRWKIAVGSVFSVTALLVSFGFGYMTAVLSPGGSDSLKRVIEAWETVTGRYVEPDKIDQDALAEAAIRGMMDYLGDPYSAYLDTAGYAAMLDDFDGTYSGIGAEMTVRDNALIIIAVFPDSPAAQAGLAAGDHITAVDGVSTDGLTMAELGPLVRGEAGTSVVIAIERDGSPLSFTITRARITQPSVDLEMLGSIAHITIFSFNQNTDEELLPVIEEINGNGAVSIILDLRGNPGGLVSTVINTASYFITDGVVLTIKDREGGVTTHDVIKQSATTALPMVVLVDGFSASGSEVLAGALQDYDRAAVCGAQTFGKGSVNQLYELPGGTGIYLTIARWYTPDGHLIEGLGITPDFALDLTGDDLLAWAIDYLS; encoded by the coding sequence ATGATGTCAACACGTTGGAAAATCGCCGTCGGCAGTGTTTTCTCGGTCACCGCGCTGCTGGTAAGTTTCGGCTTCGGTTATATGACGGCTGTACTCTCCCCGGGTGGCAGCGATTCCCTGAAACGCGTCATCGAAGCCTGGGAAACCGTCACCGGCCGTTACGTCGAACCTGACAAGATTGATCAGGACGCCCTGGCGGAGGCCGCCATCCGCGGCATGATGGATTACCTTGGCGACCCCTACTCCGCCTACCTGGACACCGCCGGCTACGCCGCCATGCTGGATGATTTCGACGGCACTTACTCCGGCATCGGCGCCGAGATGACAGTGCGGGATAACGCGCTTATCATTATCGCCGTCTTTCCGGACTCGCCCGCCGCCCAGGCCGGGCTGGCAGCAGGTGATCACATTACCGCAGTGGACGGAGTTTCAACCGATGGGCTGACTATGGCCGAACTGGGTCCGCTGGTCCGCGGAGAAGCCGGTACCAGTGTCGTCATCGCGATCGAACGGGACGGTAGTCCCCTTTCTTTCACAATCACCCGAGCCCGAATCACCCAGCCCTCGGTCGATCTGGAAATGCTTGGCAGCATCGCCCATATCACCATCTTCAGTTTCAATCAGAATACGGATGAAGAACTGCTGCCCGTTATAGAGGAGATCAATGGCAATGGAGCCGTTTCCATCATCCTGGACCTCCGCGGCAACCCCGGAGGTCTGGTCTCCACGGTTATTAATACCGCCAGTTACTTCATCACCGACGGCGTGGTCCTGACCATCAAGGACCGTGAAGGCGGCGTCACCACCCATGATGTCATCAAACAATCCGCCACCACCGCGCTGCCCATGGTCGTCCTGGTAGATGGCTTTTCGGCGTCCGGTTCCGAAGTGCTGGCCGGCGCGCTTCAGGATTATGACCGCGCCGCCGTCTGCGGCGCCCAGACCTTCGGCAAAGGCTCGGTCAACCAGCTTTACGAACTGCCCGGAGGCACCGGCATCTATCTCACCATCGCCCGCTGGTACACCCCGGACGGCCACCTCATCGAGGGACTCGGCATCACCCCGGACTTCGCCCTCGACCTCACCGGCGACGACCTGCTGGCCTGGGCAATCGATTACCTTAGCTGA
- the pheS gene encoding phenylalanine--tRNA ligase subunit alpha — protein sequence MTEMSVLENLKQKALGELETIESAEALEAWRVTYLGKKSELVAVLRSLGSLPVEERKDVGGQANAVREELEAALEAREESMAEKFTGDPLGIDITLPGRPWLAGRLHPVTRIINEITDIFSSLGFSTVEGPEIELDRYNFDALNIPKEHPARDTMQTFWMDDVDEKGERHKLLRTHTSPMQVRFMEKYKEPPFRIIVPGRVYRYEATDASHLPMFHQVEGLLVDKDVTFADLKGTLYEFARRFFGPTRKVRFRCDFFPFVEPGVEMAIECGSCSGAGCRVCGDTGWLEILGAGMVHPNVLKGVGIDPEIYTGFAFGIGVERLPMLRYGVDDIRLFYSNDLRFLRQF from the coding sequence ATGACCGAAATGAGTGTATTAGAAAACCTTAAACAAAAAGCCCTGGGCGAACTGGAAACTATCGAATCCGCGGAGGCGCTTGAAGCCTGGCGGGTGACTTACCTCGGTAAGAAGAGCGAACTGGTAGCGGTGCTGCGCAGTCTCGGTTCTTTGCCCGTCGAAGAACGCAAGGATGTCGGCGGACAGGCCAACGCGGTACGCGAGGAACTGGAAGCCGCGCTGGAAGCCAGGGAGGAATCGATGGCGGAAAAGTTTACCGGCGATCCGCTTGGTATCGATATCACCCTTCCCGGGCGACCATGGCTGGCCGGCCGGCTGCATCCGGTGACCCGCATCATCAATGAGATCACCGATATTTTCTCATCGCTCGGCTTTTCGACCGTCGAAGGGCCGGAAATCGAACTCGACCGTTATAATTTCGACGCCCTCAATATCCCCAAGGAACACCCGGCCCGCGACACCATGCAGACCTTTTGGATGGATGATGTCGACGAAAAAGGCGAGCGCCACAAGCTGCTGCGGACGCATACTTCTCCGATGCAGGTGCGTTTCATGGAGAAGTATAAGGAGCCGCCCTTTCGTATCATCGTGCCCGGCCGGGTTTACCGCTACGAGGCGACCGACGCCAGCCATTTGCCCATGTTCCACCAGGTGGAAGGTTTGCTGGTGGACAAGGATGTTACCTTCGCCGACCTGAAGGGCACTCTCTATGAGTTTGCCAGGCGCTTTTTCGGTCCTACCCGCAAGGTCCGCTTCCGCTGCGACTTCTTCCCCTTTGTCGAACCGGGGGTTGAAATGGCCATCGAGTGCGGTTCATGTTCCGGCGCCGGTTGCCGGGTGTGCGGCGACACTGGTTGGCTGGAGATCCTGGGTGCCGGTATGGTGCATCCCAACGTGCTCAAGGGTGTAGGTATCGACCCTGAGATCTATACCGGATTTGCTTTCGGTATCGGAGTGGAGCGTTTGCCGATGTTGCGCTATGGTGTGGACGATATCCGTCTTTTCTATTCCAACGATTTAAGATTCCTGAGGCAGTTTTAA
- the pheT gene encoding phenylalanine--tRNA ligase subunit beta, whose amino-acid sequence MKAPILWLKDYVDITIPVEEVAEKLTLAGNEVSEIISTVPAWDGIVAAEVLAVESHPNADRLRLVTVNTGTEQPKVVCGAPNVRVGQKVAFAGVGVKLIDGHTGQAMELKPANIRGVESRGMVLSEKELGLSDSHEGILELDAATAVGTPLADILGDKVLNIEVTPNRADCFSITGIAREVAAITGQNGIKLPDTAYEEAETPVSESLAVEIKASDLCPRYTATVIKGIKVGPSPEWMQKRLLQMGQRPINNIVDITNYVMLEYGQPLHAFDLQKIKGGKVVVRRAEEGEKFITLDDEERTLTTDTLMIADAERTIAVAGVMGGANSEVSATTTDIVLESANFDAASIHRTASNLKLSSEASVRFERNLSPELPPHALKRATKLILDIAGGKAQQGIVDSFPGKKYTFGILIPVPRINKILGSDYGLTPITKTLKALGLTWYIEDSDEENYEMPSGTQFLRIYQPWWRTDLNIPEDIVEEIARIMGYDNIPSRQLSGPIPKRVGPPMLGFKKLFRTALVGYGFQELLSLSLSNEASLRRVTAAGENEVTPVKLLNPMSADQECLRTSLRAALLSSVAANRRYETGGLRLFEIGRVYRMAGNGVPVEQEMVCGIITGEAEPTGWQQCRRPFDFYDIKGLLETILDRMQVSYTLEISHDGGLRPGAQANFVIDGVTFGVIGEIHPKVALAHDIDETAYIFEIDLAALMQKVKPGRAYKQLSRYPAVVRDIALVLDEAVTHQQVKNILANFQLLTDVSLFDVYAGKQVAGGKKSLAYRLTFQSPESTLTDAQVDKVMAEIVSTLATELGATLRS is encoded by the coding sequence ATGAAAGCGCCGATTTTATGGCTTAAAGATTACGTCGATATCACTATTCCGGTCGAGGAGGTCGCCGAAAAGCTGACGCTGGCCGGCAACGAGGTCTCCGAGATCATCTCCACCGTACCGGCATGGGATGGCATCGTGGCCGCCGAAGTCCTGGCTGTGGAGAGCCATCCTAACGCCGACCGTTTGCGCCTGGTGACCGTCAATACCGGTACCGAGCAGCCCAAGGTGGTTTGCGGCGCGCCTAATGTCCGGGTTGGCCAGAAAGTGGCCTTTGCCGGCGTCGGCGTTAAGCTAATCGACGGGCATACCGGCCAGGCGATGGAACTCAAGCCGGCCAATATCCGCGGCGTCGAATCACGGGGCATGGTTCTGTCCGAAAAAGAACTCGGCCTGTCCGATAGCCACGAAGGCATTCTTGAGCTGGATGCGGCGACTGCAGTGGGAACGCCCCTGGCGGATATCCTCGGTGATAAGGTCCTGAATATCGAGGTCACGCCCAACCGCGCCGACTGCTTCTCCATCACCGGTATCGCCCGGGAAGTAGCCGCTATCACCGGGCAGAATGGTATCAAACTACCCGATACCGCCTATGAAGAAGCTGAAACCCCGGTCAGCGAATCGTTGGCTGTGGAGATAAAGGCCTCTGACCTGTGCCCGCGCTATACCGCCACCGTGATTAAAGGCATCAAGGTCGGCCCGTCACCCGAGTGGATGCAAAAGCGTTTGCTGCAGATGGGTCAGCGCCCGATCAACAATATCGTTGATATAACTAACTATGTCATGCTGGAGTATGGCCAGCCTTTGCACGCGTTCGACCTGCAGAAGATCAAGGGAGGCAAGGTCGTCGTCCGCCGCGCTGAAGAAGGTGAAAAATTTATCACCCTCGATGACGAAGAACGCACCTTGACCACCGATACCCTGATGATCGCCGATGCCGAGCGGACTATCGCTGTAGCCGGTGTCATGGGCGGCGCTAACAGTGAGGTTTCCGCCACCACCACGGATATCGTGTTAGAGTCAGCTAATTTCGACGCCGCATCTATCCATCGTACTGCGAGTAATCTCAAACTGTCCTCGGAGGCTTCAGTCCGTTTCGAACGGAATCTGAGCCCGGAGCTGCCGCCGCACGCGCTCAAGAGAGCAACCAAGCTGATACTGGATATTGCCGGCGGCAAGGCGCAACAGGGTATCGTAGACTCTTTCCCCGGGAAGAAGTATACCTTTGGTATTCTGATACCAGTACCCAGGATCAATAAAATACTGGGCTCCGACTATGGTTTAACTCCGATCACAAAAACCCTTAAAGCGCTGGGACTGACGTGGTATATCGAGGATAGCGACGAAGAAAACTACGAAATGCCCTCAGGTACCCAATTCCTCCGGATATATCAACCATGGTGGCGTACCGATCTGAATATTCCCGAGGATATCGTCGAAGAGATTGCCCGGATCATGGGTTATGATAATATTCCTTCCCGGCAGCTTTCCGGGCCAATTCCCAAGCGGGTAGGACCGCCGATGCTCGGGTTTAAAAAACTGTTCCGCACCGCACTGGTGGGTTATGGTTTCCAGGAGTTGCTGTCTCTGTCTCTCTCCAACGAGGCGTCATTACGGCGGGTTACCGCCGCTGGTGAGAACGAGGTCACACCTGTTAAGCTGTTGAACCCGATGTCGGCCGACCAGGAATGCCTGCGCACCTCCCTCAGGGCGGCACTTCTTTCGTCCGTGGCAGCCAACCGGCGGTACGAAACCGGTGGCCTTCGGCTGTTTGAAATTGGCCGGGTTTACCGTATGGCTGGAAACGGCGTACCTGTTGAACAGGAAATGGTTTGCGGTATCATCACCGGTGAAGCCGAGCCGACCGGATGGCAGCAATGCCGCAGGCCATTCGATTTTTACGACATTAAAGGTTTGCTGGAAACGATCCTGGACCGCATGCAGGTGAGCTACACACTTGAGATATCCCATGACGGCGGGCTCCGGCCGGGCGCCCAGGCAAACTTCGTTATCGATGGAGTCACCTTCGGCGTTATCGGCGAGATCCATCCTAAAGTGGCGCTTGCCCACGATATCGATGAAACGGCGTATATTTTCGAGATAGACCTGGCGGCGCTGATGCAGAAGGTTAAACCTGGCCGCGCTTATAAGCAGTTATCCCGTTATCCCGCGGTGGTGAGGGATATCGCGCTCGTTTTGGATGAAGCGGTAACCCACCAGCAGGTCAAAAACATCCTGGCCAACTTCCAGTTGCTAACTGATGTCAGTCTCTTCGACGTTTACGCCGGCAAACAGGTGGCGGGAGGCAAGAAGTCCCTGGCCTACCGGCTGACGTTCCAATCGCCGGAGTCTACGCTGACCGACGCCCAGGTGGACAAGGTCATGGCGGAGATCGTTTCCACACTGGCGACGGAACTGGGCGCGACGCTCAGGAGCTAA
- a CDS encoding S8 family peptidase, whose product MRRRLSLVITAIMTLSLLFTSIIPLAATSDNANIPVRKIVVFQEQVSQAAQDAILAKAGAGKIKSLPLSGAAVVMATPAAEKALSKFAEVLYIEDDVIATIMVKPEKPGKPGGEDPPTPLAQITPWGIDRIDASLAWNTSTGSGVKVAVLDTGIDLTHPDLNVAGSYNAINSRKSANDDNGHGTHVAGTIGANNNDFGVVGVAPGVTLYAVKVLDRSGSGWVSDIIEGIEWCMVNDIQVINMSLGSASESTIFHKTVTDAYEAGIIIVAAAGNDGDGLNQPEYPAAWPEVIAVSATDKSDGLAYFSTFGSQIELAAPGFAIESTYKGGGYATMYGTSMATPHVTGVVALVIASATVTDTADDDDSTINNEVRSKLQSTADDLTDDNQDKDVYFGYGLVDAEEAVTGTGP is encoded by the coding sequence ATGAGAAGACGCCTGTCCCTAGTCATCACCGCTATCATGACACTCTCGCTCCTGTTCACCTCGATCATCCCGCTGGCCGCGACATCGGACAATGCCAACATCCCCGTCCGCAAGATAGTCGTTTTTCAGGAGCAGGTGAGTCAGGCAGCCCAGGACGCGATTCTGGCCAAAGCCGGAGCGGGCAAGATCAAGAGCCTGCCGCTGTCTGGCGCGGCTGTGGTCATGGCCACCCCCGCGGCGGAAAAAGCTCTTTCTAAATTCGCCGAAGTGCTTTATATCGAAGACGACGTTATAGCCACAATCATGGTTAAACCAGAGAAACCCGGCAAGCCAGGAGGAGAAGATCCACCGACACCACTAGCGCAGATAACTCCTTGGGGAATCGACCGGATCGATGCCAGCCTCGCATGGAACACCAGTACCGGGTCGGGAGTCAAAGTCGCCGTCCTGGATACGGGCATCGACCTCACCCACCCTGACCTGAATGTTGCAGGTAGTTATAATGCGATCAACTCCCGCAAGTCGGCCAACGATGACAATGGACACGGCACCCATGTTGCGGGTACCATCGGTGCAAATAACAATGATTTCGGGGTTGTGGGTGTCGCACCCGGTGTCACCCTCTACGCGGTGAAAGTCCTGGACCGCAGCGGGTCAGGGTGGGTCTCGGATATTATCGAGGGCATCGAATGGTGCATGGTGAACGATATCCAGGTAATTAACATGAGCCTGGGTTCCGCGTCGGAAAGCACCATTTTCCACAAAACCGTAACCGACGCTTATGAAGCCGGCATCATCATCGTCGCCGCCGCGGGTAACGACGGTGACGGACTGAACCAACCCGAATACCCCGCTGCCTGGCCCGAGGTAATAGCAGTGTCGGCGACCGATAAAAGCGATGGGTTGGCGTATTTCAGTACCTTCGGTTCCCAGATCGAACTGGCCGCGCCAGGCTTTGCCATTGAGTCCACCTACAAAGGCGGCGGCTATGCCACGATGTACGGCACCTCGATGGCTACGCCGCACGTGACCGGGGTGGTGGCGCTAGTAATCGCATCTGCAACAGTCACCGACACAGCCGACGATGACGACTCAACAATCAACAATGAAGTGAGATCTAAGCTTCAATCCACCGCTGATGACCTGACAGATGACAATCAGGATAAAGATGTTTACTTCGGTTACGGCCTAGTTGACGCTGAAGAAGCCGTGACCGGCACGGGGCCATAA
- the ftsZ gene encoding cell division protein FtsZ has protein sequence MAKTSFVPNPARIKVFGCGGGGCNAVTRMVREEIQGVEFIALNTDAQALAITEAPVRVQLGEKVTRGLGAGGDHTMGQKAAEESRDEIRELVTGSDMVFVTAGMGGGTGTGSAPVVAEEAKKSGALTIAVVTKPFSFEGAHRTKTAKEGIQKLLGKVDTLIIIPNDRLLELCDQKTGVDAAFKMADDVLHHGVQAISEVITVPGTINLDFADVKAVMKDAGPAWMSIGRGTGKNRAIDAAREALASPLLDVSVTGSRGVLFNIVGGPDLSLYEVNEAAEVIRKSVDPDANIIFGVGSNANMGNDVRITLIATGFHTNTEEADGEDDLTNQLRGIKSEDELDVPAFLRRPLFTHQRQAYTEPTKANRPPARSPWR, from the coding sequence ATGGCTAAGACGAGTTTCGTCCCCAACCCGGCCAGGATCAAGGTTTTCGGTTGCGGCGGTGGCGGTTGTAACGCCGTTACCCGCATGGTCCGTGAGGAGATCCAGGGTGTTGAATTCATCGCCCTCAACACCGACGCCCAGGCGCTGGCCATCACCGAGGCCCCCGTCCGCGTCCAGCTTGGCGAAAAGGTCACCCGCGGCCTCGGCGCCGGCGGCGATCACACCATGGGTCAGAAAGCGGCTGAGGAGAGCCGTGACGAGATCCGTGAGCTGGTCACCGGTTCCGACATGGTCTTCGTTACCGCCGGCATGGGCGGCGGCACCGGCACCGGCTCCGCCCCCGTAGTGGCCGAGGAGGCCAAGAAAAGCGGCGCCCTGACCATTGCCGTAGTCACCAAACCCTTCAGCTTTGAAGGCGCCCACCGCACCAAGACCGCCAAGGAAGGCATCCAGAAATTGCTCGGCAAAGTCGATACCCTTATCATCATCCCCAACGACCGCCTGCTGGAACTCTGCGACCAGAAGACCGGCGTCGACGCCGCCTTCAAAATGGCGGATGATGTCCTGCACCATGGCGTTCAGGCTATCTCCGAGGTCATTACCGTTCCCGGCACTATCAACCTGGACTTCGCCGATGTCAAAGCAGTCATGAAAGACGCCGGCCCGGCCTGGATGTCCATCGGCCGCGGCACTGGCAAGAACCGCGCCATCGACGCCGCCCGTGAGGCCCTGGCCTCCCCCCTGCTGGACGTTTCCGTCACCGGCTCCCGCGGCGTCCTGTTCAACATCGTCGGCGGACCGGATCTCAGCCTTTATGAAGTCAACGAGGCCGCCGAGGTCATCCGCAAGTCCGTCGATCCGGACGCCAACATCATTTTCGGCGTCGGCTCCAACGCCAACATGGGCAACGACGTCCGCATCACCCTCATCGCCACCGGCTTCCACACCAACACTGAAGAGGCCGACGGTGAGGATGACCTGACCAACCAACTGCGCGGCATCAAGAGCGAGGACGAGCTGGATGTCCCGGCCTTCCTGCGCCGCCCGCTGTTCACCCATCAGCGCCAGGCCTACACCGAACCTACCAAAGCCAACCGCCCCCCCGCCCGCTCCCCCTGGAGATAG
- the ftsA gene encoding cell division protein FtsA, translating into MKRRIVTAIDVGTTKICTAIAEITENGSTQVIGVGIAPSHGLHKGLVVNINDAAQSIKESIRKAEQAANYKVESAYVGVTGRHVSSVNNKGVVAITRGDRLVRPDDLKRVLSSAQSIKVPNDRKLLHVIPRNYAVDGQVGVRNPVGMHGFRLDVETHVITAAAASVQNLIKCIRSLGVEIDDLVLEPLASSEAVLTEDEKQVGVVLADIGGGTTDVCIFKDGAIWHTAILPVAGYQLTRDVAIGLGLPFDVAEEMKKRYGSVMPVYESRMEANPISEDGHGISYQDLCDILRARIEEIMRLVLLELPRSDYESVVPAGIVFTGGSSNIAGLETLGRDISQLPVRVGMPSNVYGITDALRDPAYATSVGLLLWGAKNQPRNKWGGLGFFGRMKGLLSKFLGA; encoded by the coding sequence ATGAAACGCAGGATTGTAACGGCGATCGATGTTGGTACTACCAAGATCTGTACCGCCATCGCCGAAATTACCGAAAACGGCTCTACCCAGGTAATCGGCGTCGGCATCGCCCCATCGCACGGGTTGCACAAGGGTCTGGTGGTCAACATCAATGACGCCGCACAGTCGATCAAGGAATCGATCAGAAAAGCGGAACAGGCCGCCAATTACAAGGTCGAGAGCGCCTATGTCGGCGTCACTGGCCGCCATGTCAGTTCGGTCAACAACAAGGGCGTGGTGGCCATCACCCGGGGCGACCGCCTGGTGCGCCCGGATGATCTCAAACGGGTGCTTTCCAGCGCCCAGAGCATTAAGGTCCCCAACGACCGCAAGCTATTGCATGTCATCCCCCGTAACTATGCGGTGGACGGCCAGGTCGGGGTCAGGAACCCGGTCGGCATGCACGGCTTCCGGCTGGATGTGGAAACACACGTCATCACAGCCGCCGCGGCCTCGGTGCAGAACCTCATCAAGTGCATCCGCTCCCTGGGCGTCGAGATCGACGATCTGGTGCTGGAGCCCCTGGCTTCCAGTGAAGCGGTGCTGACTGAAGATGAGAAACAGGTCGGCGTGGTCCTCGCTGATATCGGCGGCGGCACCACCGACGTCTGCATCTTTAAGGACGGTGCCATCTGGCACACCGCCATCTTACCGGTGGCCGGATACCAGCTCACCCGGGACGTCGCCATCGGCCTGGGTCTGCCCTTCGACGTGGCCGAAGAGATGAAAAAGCGTTACGGCTCGGTCATGCCGGTCTATGAAAGCCGCATGGAAGCCAACCCCATCTCTGAGGACGGCCATGGCATCAGCTACCAGGACCTGTGCGACATCCTGCGCGCCCGCATCGAGGAGATCATGCGGCTGGTCCTCCTGGAACTGCCGCGCTCGGATTACGAGAGCGTCGTACCCGCGGGCATCGTCTTCACCGGCGGTTCGTCCAACATCGCCGGATTGGAAACTCTTGGCCGCGATATTAGCCAGTTACCGGTCAGGGTCGGCATGCCGTCCAACGTCTACGGCATCACCGATGCCCTGCGCGACCCGGCATACGCCACCAGCGTCGGCCTGCTCCTCTGGGGCGCCAAGAACCAGCCGCGTAACAAGTGGGGCGGCCTGGGATTCTTCGGCCGGATGAAGGGGCTTCTTTCCAAGTTCCTCGGCGCTTAA